A stretch of Aedes aegypti strain LVP_AGWG chromosome 2, AaegL5.0 Primary Assembly, whole genome shotgun sequence DNA encodes these proteins:
- the LOC5579986 gene encoding PR domain zinc finger protein 13 codes for MYPATTSSQSMLLPRSSLGPPIVGPFAPKCDLELSLNFSSQDEGEPTSASALASVCALSYLPVDSVSKSYPVEEICQKTALPGGRRITIRKSSSTGLLTPNEADSVMKSCNWIRSIKLASDVRSYNSVLELTTNQMIRLRLTQDLSEDEELKLWFSEDVAAHMQIPFLTPANIQRQNCYVCHICGKSYEYPNPLKIHIATDCGQQSMTILWQRLLHSISRYNFATGCEFQPWRSSAFRPVLSTHPMKVELSPPHPPPPPQNKSPLLEPPSLHHHLHHPHHHNPLVDESTMVTAAHLETIVSNMGSSKQGHICIYCGKLYSRKYGLKIHIRTHTGFKPLKCQYCLRPFGDPSNLNKHIRLHRQHDSSLYECNLCGKKLARRRDLQRHLQSRHNSNQVIESSTSEEEEEVA; via the exons ATGTATCCTGCCACAACGTCGTCTCAGTCGATGCTGCTTCCGAGGAGTAGCTTAGGACCTCCGATAGTGGGACCTTTCGCTCCCAAGTGTGATCTGGAATTGAGTTTGAACTTTTCATCGCAGGACGAAGGTGAACCAACTTCCGCTTCGGCCTTAGCAAGTGTTTGCGCCTTGAGTTACCTCCCAGTGGATTCAGTGTCAAAATCGTATCCGGTGgaagaaatttgccaaaaaACTGCCCTACCCGGGGGAAGACGGATTACCATAAGAAAGTCGAGTTCAACGGGTCTGTTGACCCCAAACGAGGCGGACAGtgttatgaagagttgtaattgGATCCGATCGATCAAACTGGCAAGTGATGTGAGAAGTTATAATTCAGTGCTCGAGTTGACCACCAATCAGATGATAAGACTAAGACTAACTCAGGACCTCAGCGAAGACGAGGAGCTGAAACTTTGGTTCTCCGAAGATGTTGCGGCCCATATGCAGATTCCGTTCCTGACGCCAGCCAACATTCAAC GCCAAAACTGCTACGTGTGTCACATCTGTGGCAAATCCTACGAGTACCCCAACCCCCTCAAAATCCACATAGCCACCGACTGCGGCCAACAATCGATGACCATCCTGTGGCAGAGACTTCTTCACAGCATTTCGCGCTACAACTTTGCAACCGGATGCGAATTTCAACCGTGGCGCAGTTCAGCCTTTCGTCCGGTTCTGAGCACCCATCCTATGAAAGTGGAGCTTTCGCCGCCACATCCTCCACCACCACCGCAGAACAAGTCTCCCCTATTGGAACCGCCATCTCTGCACCATCATCTTCATCATCCCCACCATCACAATCCGCTGGTGGACGAATCGACTATGGTAACAGCTGCCCATCTGGAAACGATCGTCAGCAACATGGGTTCGTCCAAGCAAGGCCACATCTGTATATACTGCGGAAAACTGTATTCGCGAAAGTACGGTCTGAAGATACACATCAGGACCCACACTGGGTTCAAACCATTGAAATGCCAATACTGTCTGAGGCCCTTCGGTGATCCGAGTAATTTGAACAAGCACATAAGACTGCACCGACAGCATGATAGCTCACTTTACGAGTGTAACCTGTGCGGGAAGAAACTGGCAAGGCGGAGGGATCTCCAAAGGCATCTTCAGTCCCGTCACAACAGCAATCAGGTCATCGAAAGCTCAACTTCCGAAGAGGAGGAAGAAGTTGCATGA